In Thermodesulfobacteriota bacterium, a single genomic region encodes these proteins:
- a CDS encoding ComF family protein has translation MLDLIFPNICSTCDIPVADKNPVCVSCFSEVKFISDFSSCGRCGTPFGFFSADHFDADVTAPSPGGPGHLCGRCLRGSFSFESARSVVLYEGKIRDMIHEFKYEGRLGLEGFLSSLLLDNFPFPKGGFDLVVPVPMHMSKLRNREYNQSAFLAHNLARRRGIECDLLTFKKIRDTRPQIEFRNEEDRRRNVRGAFSVTSHGAFKDKSILLVDDVFTTGSTSDECAREILKSGASGVSVFTLSRAKGL, from the coding sequence ATGCTCGATCTCATATTTCCGAATATATGCTCGACGTGCGATATCCCGGTCGCGGACAAGAACCCCGTCTGCGTGAGCTGCTTTTCGGAAGTGAAGTTCATTAGCGACTTTTCCTCATGCGGCAGGTGCGGGACTCCGTTCGGTTTTTTCAGCGCCGATCATTTTGATGCCGATGTTACGGCCCCGTCGCCCGGCGGACCGGGTCACCTGTGCGGCAGGTGTTTGAGGGGGAGTTTTTCTTTCGAGTCCGCCCGCTCTGTAGTCCTCTACGAGGGTAAGATCAGGGACATGATCCACGAGTTCAAATACGAGGGCAGGCTCGGCTTGGAAGGTTTTCTCTCGTCCCTGCTGTTGGATAATTTCCCTTTTCCCAAGGGCGGCTTCGACCTCGTGGTTCCCGTTCCGATGCACATGAGCAAGCTTAGGAACAGGGAATACAACCAGTCGGCCTTCCTCGCTCATAACCTCGCGCGGAGGAGAGGGATCGAATGCGACCTGCTCACGTTTAAAAAGATCCGGGATACCCGTCCCCAGATCGAGTTCAGGAACGAAGAGGATAGGCGAAGGAACGTAAGGGGGGCGTTTTCGGTCACATCCCACGGAGCATTTAAGGATAAGTCGATACTGCTAGTCGACGACGTTTTTACGACCGGCTCCACATCGGATGAATGCGCACGGGAGATACTCAAATCGGGCGCCTCCGGCGTTTCGGTATTCACGTTATCGAGGGCAAAGGGGTTATAG
- the dnaN gene encoding DNA polymerase III subunit beta, which translates to MKFKTRAEDFSLKLGLVQGISERRATMPVLSHVLLNVNKNRIGISATDLETTMSTWSQADVSKTGSIALPARKLYEIVKELETGDIEVEEIGNHWVEIRASSAVFKIAGLPSEDFPIIPELHSDNLFSVESALLEEMISKTIFAVSPDELRRNLAGIFFEEAGGKSLRLVATDGHRLSLVEKSIDSRVKFGKGFVVPKKGVAELRKVLKLSDKVRIGAGDNFFMAEGEDIILIARLIDADFPDYRQVTPEVTKATLTLDRNEFLKALKRVSILSSEKTRSVKFVIAKGGMTLISVSPEVGEAKETVPLDYSGEPMELGFNARYLMDVLEVITGERVQIGLIDELSPAVLKPEGDEVYLSVIMPMRV; encoded by the coding sequence ATGAAGTTTAAAACTCGAGCGGAAGACTTTTCACTCAAACTGGGGCTTGTTCAGGGGATTTCGGAAAGGCGAGCCACCATGCCCGTGCTTTCTCACGTCCTCTTGAACGTCAACAAAAACAGGATAGGTATCTCTGCCACCGACCTGGAAACGACAATGAGCACGTGGTCTCAGGCAGATGTGTCGAAGACGGGCAGCATTGCGCTCCCCGCGCGCAAGCTGTACGAGATCGTGAAGGAGCTCGAGACAGGCGATATTGAGGTCGAGGAAATCGGGAACCACTGGGTCGAGATAAGGGCCTCGTCCGCGGTATTCAAAATAGCCGGACTTCCGAGCGAGGACTTTCCAATTATCCCCGAGCTCCATTCGGACAATCTTTTTTCCGTGGAGAGCGCACTGCTCGAAGAGATGATATCGAAGACTATTTTTGCCGTCTCTCCGGACGAGCTGAGGAGGAACCTCGCGGGCATCTTCTTCGAGGAGGCGGGCGGCAAGAGCCTTAGGCTCGTGGCAACGGACGGACACAGGCTTTCGCTCGTGGAGAAGAGCATAGACAGCAGGGTAAAGTTCGGCAAAGGCTTCGTCGTACCCAAAAAGGGCGTGGCGGAGCTGAGGAAAGTCCTCAAGCTTTCGGACAAGGTCAGGATAGGGGCCGGCGACAACTTCTTCATGGCTGAAGGGGAGGACATAATACTCATAGCGAGGCTCATAGACGCTGATTTTCCCGACTACCGCCAGGTGACGCCCGAAGTCACGAAAGCGACGCTTACCCTCGACAGGAACGAGTTCCTGAAAGCCCTCAAAAGGGTCTCGATACTTTCATCTGAGAAAACGAGGAGCGTGAAGTTCGTTATCGCCAAGGGCGGCATGACGCTCATCTCCGTTTCGCCTGAAGTCGGCGAGGCGAAGGAAACGGTGCCCCTCGATTATTCGGGCGAGCCCATGGAGCTGGGTTTCAACGCCAGGTACCTGATGGACGTGCTCGAGGTGATCACGGGCGAAAGAGTTCAGATAGGGTTGATCGATGAGCTGAGCCCCGCTGTCCTCAAGCCCGAGGGCGACGAGGTTTATTTGTCGGTAATAATGCCGATGAGGGTATAG